The Papaver somniferum cultivar HN1 chromosome 3, ASM357369v1, whole genome shotgun sequence genome includes a region encoding these proteins:
- the LOC113361853 gene encoding omega-hydroxypalmitate O-feruloyl transferase-like, with protein sequence MGESSNSTTFDNGLIVNLSVMIEGEPTSISPAKKTPEGEYFLSNLDGGPFMIHTIYFFNKTLDCDLDAAKAITEGLGNVLVYYYPLAGRVALSEKNRFIINCTGEGALFVEARADCTLEEINDFMKPDSVSLEKLVYDINGVQNPPLLVAQVTKFKCGGFCLGVSMDHIIFDGIGAMEFINSWGEVTRGFPISNPPFLDRTLLKAGISPNVKFAHAFEQIIDMSNTVALLEKETHIKKSFVFHLEQPEQLKKIAMEDEVLKKCTTFETLAAFMWRAQIKSLRLHPDQQVRVLFTVDGRSKLDPPLPKGFFGNAAMLMSCQSSAREILDNPLSSTVLKIQEKIKMVTDDYIRSGIDYFEEQHERKPLTYTIFLNAWSRLAFHTVDFGWGRPIYSGPLHVAQNMVLFLPHGKERRDINLFLGLPASAMKIFEVLIN encoded by the exons ATGGGGGAGTCTAGCAACTCGACCACCTTCGATAATGGGCTCATAGTAAATCTTAGTGTCATGATTGAAGGAGAACCAACTTCGATTTCTCCAGCAAAGAAGACACCTGAGGGCGAATATTTCTTGTCCAACCTCGACGGTGGTCCGTTTATGATTCatactatttatttttttaacaaaACTTTAGACTGTGACCTAGATGCTGCCAAAGCTATTACCGAGGGATTAGGTAATGTTCTTGTTTACTACTATCCTCTTGCTGGACGGGTAGCACTGAGCGAGAAAAACAGATTTATTATCAACTGTACAGGTGAAGGTGCTCTCTTTGTGGAGGCTAGGGCTGATTGTACGTTGGAAGAGATTAATGACTTCATGAAACCTGATTCTGTTAGTCTCGAGAAACTTGTTTATGATATTAATGGTGTACAAAATCCTCCTCTACTTGTAGCTCAG GTGACCAAATTCAAGTGCGGAGGATTTTGTTTGGGAGTTAGCATGGATCACATAATTTTTGATGGAATTGGTGCAATGGAGTTTATAAATTCATGGGGTGAAGTTACAAGAGGGTTTCCAATCTCAAACCCACCGTTCCTAGATCGAACCTTGCTGAAAGCAGGAATCTCACCTAATGTGAAATTCGCCCATGCGTTTGAACAAATAATCGACATGTCAAACACCGTGGCTCTGCTAGAAAAAGAAACGCATATCAAAAAATCCTTCGTTTTTCACTTGGAGCAGCCAGAAcaacttaagaaaatagccaTGGAAGATGAGGTTCTGAAAAAGTGTACTACTTTTGAAACCCTCGCTGCTTTCATGTGGAGAGCTCAAATTAAATCATTAAGACTTCATCCCGATCAACAAGTTAGGGTTCTCTTTACGGTTGATGGACGGTCTAAACTAGACCCACCACTACCCAAAGGATTCTTTGGTAATGCAGCCATGTTAATGAGCTGCCAGTCCAGCGCGAGGGAGATACTAGACAACCCATTGTCATCAACAGTACttaaaattcaagaaaaaattaaGATGGTTACAGATGATTACATCAGATCAGGCATAGATTATTTTGAAGAACAACATGAAAGGAAACCGTTAACATATACCATTTTCTTAAATGCTTGGTCTAGGCTAGCATTCCATACTGTGGACTTTGGTTGGGGAAGACCTATTTACTCAGGACCCTTGCATGTGGCACAAAACATGGTTTTGTTCTTACCTCATGGAAAGGAACGGAGGGACATAAATTTGTTTCTTGGTTTGCCTGCTTCGGCAATGAAGATCTTCGAAGTACTAATTAATTGA
- the LOC113360284 gene encoding omega-hydroxypalmitate O-feruloyl transferase-like, which yields MVYLEGGWKFDFRRDLTNSEVQELATLLTVIGDSPPVRDGLLDTRRWKLHFTGVFTVKSLYAKLMAEVGVDHFPHLFVWKPAIPRKEHLFLHCKIAYKIWSSILPITGWHPSFQIGEYLNSNCPNIYLEIFDDECIVKLNVKIIGEPTLVPPVEETPKGVYYLANIDRGADMIQTFNCFSKTFDGKFLDAAQALKLGLAKVLVHYYPIAGRLILNEKNKFAINCTGEGALFIEAEADCTLEEIGDLTQPNPATFKKLVYGNPGPVNVHEDPPLLVAQVTKFKCGGFTLGLSQNHTVFDGVGAMEFVISWGEVTRGFPLTKPPFLDRTILMARTPPQTQFTHILEEIIDVSNTNALWEEEKLLDKSFIFHPHRLERLREKAMEDGVLKKCTTFEVLTSIMWRARTKSLRLHPNQQVRLLFPVNARSRFHPPLPKGYFGKAIALKNSQCSVSELLESPLSSTIERFQQLIGLVTDECMRSIIDSLEEYEQPLPKAHTLFLSVWTRIGLHDMDFGWGEPIFAGPPTLPTNVVFFLPHGEERKGINLCLSLPVSSMKIFEEAINTID from the exons ATGGTATATTTAGAAGGTGGATGGAAGTTTGATTTCAGGCGAGACCTTACAAATTCAGAGGTGCAAGAACTCGCTACTCTTCTTACTGTAATAGGGGATAGCCCACCAGTTCGGGATGGTCTTCTTGATACACGTAGATGGAAACTTCATTTCACGGGAGTTTTTACTGTCAAATCCCTTTATGCTAAGTTAATGGCAGAAGTTGGAGTTGATCATTTTCCTCACTTGTTCGTCTGGAAACCAGCAATTCCACGTAAG GAACATCTTTTCTTACATTGTAAGATTGCTTACAAGATTTGGTCGAGTATTCTGCCTATTACAGGTTGG CATCCGTCGTTTCAAATTGGGGAGTATCTCAACTCTAACTGTCCAAATATTTACCTGGAAATTTTTGACGATGAATGCATTGTGAAGCTTAATGTCAAGATTATAGGAGAACCAACTTTGGTTCCTCCAGTAGAGGAGACACCCAAGGGTGTATACTACTTGGCTAACATTGACAGGGGAGCTGATATGATTCAAACTTTTAATTGTTTTAGCAAAACTTTTGATGGGAAGTTTTTAGATGCAGCTCAAGCCTTGAAACTTGGCTTAGCGAAAGTTCTTGTTCACTACTATCCTATTGCTGGACGTCTTATATTGAATGAGAAAAATAAGTTTGCAATCAATTGCACGGGCGAAGGTGCTCTTTTTATCGAGGCTGAGGCCGACTGTACGTTGGAAGAGATTGGTGACCTGACGCAACCCAATCCGGCTACTTTTAAGAAACTTGTTTACGGCAATCCTGGTCCAGTAAATGTACATGAAGATCCTCCTCTACTTGTGGCTCAG GTAACTAAATTCAAGTGCGGCGGTTTCACTCTTGGACTAAGCCAGAATCACACGGTATTTGATGGAGTTGGTGCAATGGAGTTTGTGATTTCATGGGGTGAAGTTACCAGAGGATTTCCATTAACGAAACCACCGTTCCTAGATAGAACCATACTCATGGCACGAACCCCACCACAGACACAGTTCACCCATATACTCGAGGAAATCATAGACGTATCAAACACCAATGCTCTTTGGGAAGAAGAAAAGCTTCTTGACAAATCCTTCATTTTTCACCCCCACAGGCTAGAAAGACTAAGGGAAAAGGCAATGGAAGATGGGGTTCTGAAAAAGTGCACCACTTTCGAAGTTCTTACTTCGATCATGTGGAGAGCGAGAACTAAATCATTAAGACTTCATCCTAATCAACAAGTAAGGCTACTATTTCCTGTTAATGCTCGGTCTAGATTCCACCCGCCATTACCAAAAGGTTACTTTGGAAAGGCAATCGCCTTAAAGAACAGTCAGTGCAGCGTGAGTGAGCTGCTAGAAAGCCCGCTTTCATCAACAATAGAGCGATTTCAACAATTAATTGGTTTGGTTACAGACGAATGCATGAGATCCATCATAGATTCGCTGGAAGAATACGAGCAGCCGTTACCTAAAGCGCATACCCTATTTCTAAGTGTTTGGACTAGGATAGGACTACATGATATGGATTTTGGTTGGGGAGAGCCTATTTTTGCAGGCCCTCCAACTTTGCCAACAAACGTAGTCTTTTTCTTGCCTCATGGAGAAGAAAGGAAAGGCATAAACTTGTGTCTAAGTCTCCCTGTTTCATCCATGAAGATCTTCGAAGAAGCGATAAATACAATCGATTAA